The genomic stretch CCGCGTGACCGGCGTGGTCGTCGACGGCGAGACCGAGCGCTTCGACCTCACGATCCCGACGCTGCAGGCCCCCGCGCTCGGCCGCCTGCTCCCGGAGGAGCTGCAGGACCTCATGGCCGCCTACCCGAGCCGCCACCTCGGGGTCGTCTGCCTCATCCTGAAGCTCCGGCGCTCGGTCATGCCGTGCTACGCCGTGAACATCTGCGAACCGACGCCGATCACCACGGTCGTCGAGACGTCGCACGTCCTCGGCACCGAGCACACCGGCGGACTGCGCCTGGCCTACCTGCCGAAGTACTGCGAGCGCAGCGCGCCGGAGTTCACGGAGGACGACCACTCGATCTACACCCGGTTCACCGGCATGCTCGAGCGCCTCGCACCCGGCTTCGACCACGCCGACGTCGCCGCCTGGACGGTGCAGCGCGCCCCGATCGTCGAGCCGGTGCACGCGCTCGGCCATCGACCGCGCATCGCTCCGGTGTGGGCGGGGATCGACGGGCTCGCGCTGGCCTCCGCCGGGCAGATCTATCCGCGGCTGCTCAACGGCGACTCCGTGATCGGCTTCGCCGAGGACGTCGCCGACCAGGCGGCCCGGCGCCTGCGGCCGCTTCCGGTCCGCGAGCCCGCGGTACGGTGACGCGCGCGCGAGAAACGCCGGGTCCCAGCCGTTGCTTGGGACGATGAGCTCCCAGACGCTGCGGGCCCCCGCCGATGCCGCTGTGCCGTCCCTCCCCGGAGCGGCGCCGCCGGCCAAGGTCGCGACCGCGCGCGCTGGGTTCGCCATGGCGATCGCCACGTTCGCCATGGCGGGGGCATCGGCGGTCCAGGCGGTGCTCTACCTGAGCCGCTTCGGCGTCGACGGGCGCACCGACGGGTTCTTCGTCGCCTTCGCCCTGTACACGACGTTCGGCGTCTTCGGGCAGAGCATCCGCCTGACCGCCGTGCCCCTGCTCGTCGGCCGGACGCCGCGTCTCACCGCGCGCGAGTTCGCGCTGGCCCTGGTCGTGGTCGCCGTCCCGGTCATCGTGCTCACCTGCGGCCTCGCCGGCCCGCTGGCGCGCATCCTCGCCCCCGGGCTGTCCGCGGGAGACCGCGCGGTGACCTCCTCCGCACTGCCCGTGCTCGGCTGCGCGATGGCGCTGCAGCTGTGGGCGTCGGGCGGCGCGACGCTGCTCGCCGTGCGGTCGCGCTTCTCGGCGATCGCCGCGGCGTACGTGGCCGGCGCCGGATCGGGCCTCGTCGCGTTCCTCGCCCTCATGGGCTTCGCCGGCGAGCTCACGCTCGGGTGGTCGATGCTGACGATGGCCGTGGTGACGTGCGGCTCGATGCTCGTCGCCGTGCAGCGCAGCGGCGGCCTGCCCGCCGGCGATCACGCCCTCCGCGCGGCGCGGGTGCTGCGGATGACCGGCCGCCTGCTCGGGCGCACCGTGATCTACCTCGCGGTCAACGCGCTGTTCATCGTGACCCTGGCCTTCGCGAGCCACTCGACCACCGGCGACACCACGGTGCTCTCCTACGCGTACCTGTTCTGCAGCTACCTCGTCGCCGGCACCGGCATGGCGCTCGGGATGTCGCGGATCGCCGACATGTCCCGCGCCAGCGGCGAGGAGCGCCGCGCCACCATCGT from Capillimicrobium parvum encodes the following:
- a CDS encoding MATE family efflux transporter; its protein translation is MSSQTLRAPADAAVPSLPGAAPPAKVATARAGFAMAIATFAMAGASAVQAVLYLSRFGVDGRTDGFFVAFALYTTFGVFGQSIRLTAVPLLVGRTPRLTAREFALALVVVAVPVIVLTCGLAGPLARILAPGLSAGDRAVTSSALPVLGCAMALQLWASGGATLLAVRSRFSAIAAAYVAGAGSGLVAFLALMGFAGELTLGWSMLTMAVVTCGSMLVAVQRSGGLPAGDHALRAARVLRMTGRLLGRTVIYLAVNALFIVTLAFASHSTTGDTTVLSYAYLFCSYLVAGTGMALGMSRIADMSRASGEERRATIVATVPAGFRYALLIVAPALALLIVGGAPLVHAVLPGSLDADGVRSLQIFTLLLVPWTAAALLVSLLMPAMLALDRAVLLNALAAPLVVLHVVATLVGNALFGVEGSVGAMWVAPTCFAAIMVVCLAGSQSGRVLRETAGGSLRFLGLAAAAYGAAAAITAAVPSTAAAAAASVLGTFLYLGGALLVARSQLGLLAGALRPRPT